From a single Halobellus ruber genomic region:
- the idsA3 gene encoding geranylfarnesyl diphosphate synthase, whose translation MSSDAAEKRVLEAVEKRRELVNEALDDDVPMKSPERLYDATRYLLEAGGKRLRPTVSLLTAEALADVEPLSTDYHAFPALDGAEIDVMSAATSIEVVQSFTLIHDDIMDDDDLRRGVPAVHKEYDTETAILAGDTLYAKAFELLSETGADPANGIEAVRRLATTCIQICEGQALDIEFERRTRVLPEEYLEMVELKTAVLYGAAAAVAATLMDADDETVEAVYRYGIDSGRAFQIQDDVLDLTVPSETLGKQRGSDLVENKETLITLHARQQGVDVDGLVDAVDVDSVTEAEIDDAVATLEAAGSIDYAESKARELTANAKDHLDVLPDNEARSLLREIADYLITRGY comes from the coding sequence ATGAGCTCGGACGCGGCGGAAAAGCGGGTGCTCGAAGCGGTCGAGAAGCGCCGCGAACTCGTCAACGAGGCGCTCGACGATGACGTCCCGATGAAGTCCCCCGAGCGGCTCTACGACGCCACCCGCTACCTGCTGGAGGCCGGCGGCAAGCGGCTCCGACCGACGGTGTCGCTTTTGACCGCGGAAGCGCTCGCCGACGTCGAGCCGCTCTCGACGGACTACCACGCGTTCCCCGCGCTCGACGGCGCCGAGATCGACGTGATGTCGGCCGCCACCAGCATCGAGGTCGTCCAGTCGTTCACGCTGATCCACGACGACATTATGGACGACGACGACCTCCGCCGCGGCGTCCCCGCCGTCCACAAGGAGTACGACACCGAGACCGCGATCCTCGCGGGCGATACCCTCTACGCGAAGGCCTTCGAGCTGCTGTCGGAGACGGGCGCCGACCCCGCAAACGGGATCGAAGCCGTCCGCCGACTCGCCACCACGTGCATCCAGATCTGTGAGGGCCAGGCCCTCGACATCGAGTTCGAGCGCCGCACCCGGGTCCTTCCGGAGGAGTACCTGGAGATGGTGGAGCTGAAGACCGCGGTCCTGTACGGCGCGGCGGCGGCGGTCGCGGCGACGCTCATGGACGCCGACGACGAGACCGTCGAGGCGGTCTACCGCTACGGGATCGACTCCGGCCGGGCGTTCCAGATCCAGGACGACGTCCTCGATCTGACCGTCCCCTCCGAAACCCTCGGGAAACAGCGGGGATCGGACCTCGTCGAGAACAAGGAGACGCTGATCACGCTGCACGCCCGCCAGCAGGGCGTCGACGTCGACGGGCTCGTCGATGCGGTCGACGTCGACTCGGTCACGGAGGCGGAGATCGACGACGCCGTCGCCACGCTCGAAGCCGCGGGGTCGATCGACTACGCCGAATCGAAGGCGCGCGAACTCACCGCGAACGCGAAGGACCACCTCGACGTCCTCCCCGACAACGAGGCGCGGTCGCTCCTCCGGGAGATCGCCGACTACCTGATCACCCGCGGGTACTGA
- the ilvD gene encoding dihydroxy-acid dehydratase, with the protein MSRQEPPERDADEEPFSSGKDPDLRSTDVTEGPDKAPHRAMFRAMGFDDDDLGSPMVGVANPAADITPCNVHLDDVADAAVEGVDDAGGMPIEFGTITISDAISMGTEGMKASLISREVIADSVELVAFGERMDALVTVAGCDKNLPGMMMASIRTDLPSVFLYGGSIMPGEHDGREVTIQNVFEGVGTHAQGEMSAEELDDLERHACPGAGSCGGMFTANTMASISEALGLAPLGTADAPAESEARYDVARRAGEAVLQAVENDLRPSDILTKESFENAIALQVAIGGSTNAVLHLLALAAEAGIDLSIGEFDEISRRTPKIANLQPGGTKTMNDLHEEGGVPVVIRRLLDAGLVHGDAATVTGRTIEAELAELDLPADDEITGEFIHTVDDPYQEEGAIKILTGNLAPDGAVLKVTGDDTFHHAGPARVFEGEEEAMRYVQEGHIESGDVLVIRNEGPQGGPGMREMLGVTAAVVGQGHEDDVALLTDGRFSGATRGPMVGHVAPEAAVGGPIALLEDGDEVTVDIPDRELSVDLSEAELEARREEWEPAEPAYSSGVLAKYGNDFGSAANGAVTNPGAKR; encoded by the coding sequence ATGAGCAGACAGGAACCACCCGAGAGAGACGCCGACGAGGAGCCCTTCTCGAGCGGGAAGGATCCCGACCTCCGGAGCACCGACGTGACCGAGGGCCCGGACAAGGCCCCCCACCGGGCGATGTTCCGCGCGATGGGCTTCGACGACGACGACCTGGGGTCGCCGATGGTGGGCGTCGCCAACCCCGCCGCCGACATCACGCCGTGTAACGTCCACCTCGATGATGTCGCCGACGCCGCGGTCGAGGGCGTCGACGACGCCGGGGGGATGCCGATCGAGTTCGGAACCATCACCATCTCCGACGCCATCTCGATGGGCACGGAGGGTATGAAGGCCTCGCTCATCTCCCGTGAGGTCATCGCCGACTCCGTCGAACTCGTCGCGTTCGGCGAGCGGATGGACGCCTTAGTGACCGTCGCGGGCTGCGACAAGAACCTCCCCGGGATGATGATGGCGTCGATCCGGACGGACCTGCCCTCGGTGTTCCTCTACGGCGGGTCGATAATGCCCGGCGAGCACGACGGCCGGGAGGTCACCATCCAGAACGTCTTCGAGGGCGTCGGCACCCACGCGCAAGGCGAGATGAGCGCCGAGGAGCTGGACGACCTGGAACGGCACGCCTGCCCCGGCGCGGGCTCCTGCGGCGGGATGTTCACCGCCAACACGATGGCGTCGATCTCGGAGGCGCTGGGGCTTGCGCCGCTCGGCACCGCCGACGCGCCCGCCGAATCGGAGGCCCGCTACGACGTCGCCCGCCGCGCCGGCGAGGCCGTCCTCCAGGCCGTCGAGAACGATCTCCGGCCCTCCGACATCCTCACGAAGGAGTCCTTCGAGAACGCAATCGCCCTGCAGGTCGCGATCGGCGGGTCCACCAACGCGGTGCTGCACCTGCTCGCGCTCGCCGCGGAGGCGGGCATCGACCTCTCGATCGGGGAGTTCGACGAGATTTCGCGACGGACGCCGAAGATCGCGAACCTCCAGCCAGGCGGCACGAAGACGATGAACGACCTCCACGAGGAGGGCGGCGTGCCGGTCGTGATCCGCCGGCTGCTGGACGCCGGACTCGTCCACGGCGACGCGGCGACCGTCACCGGTCGGACGATCGAGGCGGAACTCGCCGAACTCGATCTCCCCGCGGACGACGAGATCACCGGCGAGTTCATCCACACCGTCGACGACCCCTACCAGGAAGAGGGCGCGATCAAGATCCTCACGGGCAACCTCGCACCCGACGGCGCGGTCCTGAAGGTCACCGGCGACGACACGTTCCACCACGCCGGCCCCGCCCGGGTCTTCGAGGGCGAGGAGGAAGCGATGCGGTACGTCCAAGAGGGCCACATCGAGTCCGGCGACGTGCTCGTGATCCGCAACGAGGGCCCGCAGGGCGGCCCGGGGATGCGCGAGATGCTCGGCGTCACCGCCGCGGTCGTCGGCCAGGGCCACGAGGACGACGTCGCGCTGTTGACCGACGGCCGGTTCTCGGGGGCGACCCGCGGCCCGATGGTGGGCCACGTCGCACCCGAGGCAGCGGTCGGGGGGCCGATCGCCCTCTTGGAAGACGGCGACGAGGTCACCGTCGACATCCCCGACCGCGAACTCTCGGTCGACCTCTCGGAGGCGGAACTCGAAGCGCGGAGAGAGGAGTGGGAACCCGCCGAGCCCGCGTACTCCTCCGGCGTGCTCGCGAAGTACGGCAACGACTTCGGCTCCGCCGCCAACGGCGCGGTGACGAACCCCGGCGCGAAGCGGTAG
- the asd gene encoding aspartate-semialdehyde dehydrogenase: MPVRVGILGATGAVGQRFIQLLDDHPTFELAAVTASESSAGKTYRDAAKWRVNTPIPDDVASMTVVETDPSSIPDDVDLLFSSLPSGVAAEVEPAFLEAGYVVSSNSSNDRMADDVPLTIPEINPGHLDLIEVQRDARGWDGALVKNPNCSTITMVPTLAALDQFGLESVRVSTLQAVSGAGYSGVTSMEIIDNAIPHIGGEEAKMETESRKLLGTFDGTEVDLHGMEVAASCNRIPTLDGHLENVFAETAADVSPEEAAAAMREYPGVDLPSSPDQLIHVFEAFGRPQPRMDRGRGDGMQISAGGLQATDAGLKYNCLAHNTIRGAAGASLLNGELLVEEGWV; this comes from the coding sequence ATGCCAGTACGTGTCGGTATCCTCGGTGCGACGGGCGCGGTCGGACAGCGGTTCATCCAGCTTCTGGACGACCACCCCACCTTCGAGCTCGCGGCGGTCACCGCCTCCGAATCCAGCGCAGGCAAGACGTACCGCGACGCCGCGAAGTGGCGGGTGAACACGCCGATCCCTGACGACGTGGCATCGATGACCGTCGTCGAGACCGACCCCTCGTCTATCCCCGACGACGTGGATCTGCTCTTCTCATCGCTGCCTTCGGGCGTCGCTGCCGAGGTCGAACCCGCCTTCCTGGAAGCGGGGTACGTCGTCTCCTCGAACTCCTCGAACGACCGGATGGCCGACGATGTCCCCCTGACGATCCCGGAGATCAACCCCGGGCATCTGGATCTCATCGAAGTTCAGCGCGACGCGCGCGGGTGGGACGGCGCCCTCGTGAAGAACCCCAACTGCTCGACGATCACGATGGTCCCGACGCTCGCGGCGCTCGATCAGTTCGGGCTGGAGTCGGTCCGGGTCTCGACGCTACAGGCGGTGTCGGGCGCGGGCTACTCGGGCGTCACCTCGATGGAGATCATCGACAACGCCATCCCCCACATCGGCGGCGAGGAAGCGAAGATGGAGACCGAATCCCGGAAGCTCCTGGGCACCTTCGACGGGACCGAAGTCGACCTCCACGGGATGGAGGTCGCCGCCTCCTGCAACCGGATCCCGACGCTGGACGGCCACTTGGAGAACGTCTTCGCGGAGACCGCCGCGGACGTCTCGCCCGAGGAGGCCGCTGCGGCGATGCGGGAGTACCCCGGCGTCGACCTCCCCTCCTCGCCCGACCAGCTCATCCACGTCTTCGAGGCGTTCGGGCGGCCCCAGCCCCGGATGGATCGGGGCCGCGGCGACGGGATGCAGATCTCCGCCGGCGGCCTCCAGGCGACCGACGCGGGCCTGAAGTACAACTGTCTCGCACACAACACGATCCGCGGCGCCGCGGGCGCGTCGCTGCTCAACGGCGAACTGCTGGTGGAAGAAGGCTGGGTCTGA
- a CDS encoding 50S ribosomal protein L37e: MTGAGTPSQGKKNKTTHVKCRRCGEKSYHVKKKVCSSCGFGKSAKRRDYAWQSKSGDN; encoded by the coding sequence ATGACGGGCGCTGGAACTCCGAGTCAAGGCAAGAAGAACAAGACGACGCACGTCAAATGTCGCCGGTGCGGCGAGAAGTCCTACCACGTCAAAAAGAAGGTCTGTTCGTCGTGTGGCTTCGGGAAGTCCGCGAAGCGACGCGACTACGCGTGGCAGTCGAAAAGCGGCGACAACTAG
- a CDS encoding restriction endonuclease, which yields MDVLVIGTYAIKALLSDPDDPADGLERYVEIKERAEKLDAKTKRTDKLIDEIVYELYGLTNEEIETVEEAAKE from the coding sequence GTGGATGTTCTTGTAATCGGAACGTACGCAATCAAGGCGTTACTCTCTGATCCCGATGATCCCGCCGACGGGCTGGAGCGGTACGTTGAAATCAAAGAGCGTGCGGAGAAGTTGGATGCGAAGACCAAACGGACAGACAAGCTGATTGACGAGATCGTCTACGAGCTGTACGGGCTGACCAACGAGGAAATCGAGACCGTGGAAGAAGCGGCGAAAGAGTAA
- a CDS encoding winged helix-turn-helix transcriptional regulator, whose product MAGGPEGTDAGARLEVWCAGEDWCPVTSTSSLIGKKWHPVIIHRLLEHGPSGFNELERHVDGISSKVLSESLDDLEENGLVDRELVSEKPVRVKYSLTDRGASLRPVIEAMRDWGREHLTDPTEGDA is encoded by the coding sequence ATGGCAGGCGGCCCCGAGGGGACCGACGCCGGCGCGCGGCTGGAAGTGTGGTGTGCCGGCGAGGACTGGTGCCCGGTCACGTCGACGTCCTCCCTGATCGGCAAGAAGTGGCACCCAGTCATCATCCACCGGCTGCTCGAACACGGCCCCAGCGGCTTCAACGAACTCGAACGACACGTCGACGGCATCTCCAGCAAGGTCCTCTCCGAAAGCCTCGACGACCTGGAGGAAAACGGGCTCGTCGACCGGGAACTGGTCAGCGAGAAGCCGGTCCGGGTCAAATACTCCCTCACCGACCGGGGCGCGTCGCTACGGCCCGTGATCGAGGCGATGCGGGACTGGGGACGGGAACACCTCACCGATCCCACCGAGGGCGACGCGTGA
- a CDS encoding DUF63 family protein — MAILPEGFTLPPLPYLAGLAVAAGVVAYAVAQRRPAVTTERVLAFAPWMVFGSAVHVLYVSGALPDAVRPLGGTPAVYVAVGTAGVGTWLLIDATLDGAAVARALAASGGLLALGAVVAVVGAATSLSPAAPTAAVVVATGLAAVAWVGLKRAVPAIRATGALGAFVVFAHLLDGVSTAVGVDVLGFGERTPLSRLIIEFAAGLPTDPVIGSGWLFVAVKLGVAALVVWLFADLAEAEPTRSRLLLGFVAAVGLGPAVHNLLLFTIATPG; from the coding sequence ATGGCGATCCTCCCGGAGGGGTTCACGCTGCCGCCGCTGCCGTATCTCGCCGGCCTCGCCGTCGCCGCCGGCGTCGTGGCCTACGCCGTCGCACAGCGGCGGCCCGCGGTGACTACCGAGCGGGTGCTGGCGTTCGCCCCGTGGATGGTGTTCGGGTCGGCGGTCCACGTCCTCTACGTGTCGGGGGCGCTTCCCGACGCCGTCCGGCCGCTGGGCGGGACCCCCGCGGTCTACGTCGCGGTCGGGACGGCCGGCGTCGGGACGTGGCTCCTGATCGACGCAACTCTCGACGGTGCGGCCGTCGCCCGCGCGCTCGCGGCGTCCGGTGGCCTCCTCGCGCTCGGCGCCGTCGTCGCTGTCGTCGGCGCAGCCACGTCGCTGTCGCCGGCCGCTCCGACCGCAGCGGTCGTCGTGGCGACCGGACTCGCAGCCGTGGCCTGGGTCGGGTTGAAACGCGCGGTCCCGGCGATCCGGGCGACCGGCGCGCTCGGGGCGTTCGTGGTGTTCGCCCACCTCCTCGACGGTGTCTCGACCGCGGTCGGCGTCGACGTGCTCGGGTTCGGCGAGCGGACGCCGCTCTCGCGGCTCATCATCGAGTTCGCGGCCGGGCTCCCGACCGACCCGGTGATCGGTTCGGGGTGGCTGTTCGTGGCCGTCAAACTCGGCGTCGCCGCGCTCGTGGTGTGGCTGTTCGCCGACCTCGCGGAGGCGGAGCCGACCCGCTCGCGGCTGCTCTTGGGGTTCGTCGCGGCCGTGGGGCTCGGGCCGGCGGTCCACAATCTGCTTCTGTTTACGATCGCGACGCCCGGGTGA
- a CDS encoding ribbon-helix-helix domain-containing protein: MSGAATNDDDTDDIATVNFKVTESFLAEIDETWQGRGFNSRSEFIRYTLRDAVEFPTFDRDELVALLEAEEDIREGRTTSAEEARERFGPSDE, from the coding sequence ATGTCCGGAGCGGCCACAAACGACGACGATACGGATGACATCGCCACTGTGAACTTCAAAGTCACCGAGTCGTTCCTCGCCGAGATCGACGAGACGTGGCAGGGACGCGGGTTCAACAGCCGAAGCGAATTTATCCGGTATACGCTCCGAGATGCGGTCGAATTCCCGACGTTCGACCGCGACGAACTGGTTGCGCTCCTCGAAGCCGAAGAGGACATTCGAGAGGGACGGACAACCAGCGCTGAGGAAGCCCGCGAGCGGTTCGGGCCGAGCGATGAGTGA
- the deoC gene encoding deoxyribose-phosphate aldolase, with translation MDRAEFASRIDHTALGPTTTPADVERVLEAAETHGMNACIPPCYVAEAAASAPDVTLVTVVGFPHGTQATAAKYGEAVDAWQSGADEVDVVCNVGRLKAGDDEAVRKDIAEVVAAVPVPVKVIIETALLTDDGKRRACEAAADAGADFVKTSTGFADGGATVEDVELMAEYLPVKASGGIGTYAEATAMLDAGAERIGASSGVEIVEGFPAES, from the coding sequence ATGGACAGAGCCGAGTTCGCCTCGCGCATCGATCACACGGCCCTGGGGCCGACCACGACGCCCGCGGACGTCGAGCGCGTCCTCGAAGCGGCGGAGACACACGGGATGAACGCCTGTATCCCGCCGTGTTACGTCGCCGAGGCCGCGGCGTCGGCGCCGGATGTCACCCTCGTGACGGTCGTGGGGTTCCCCCACGGCACCCAGGCCACGGCCGCGAAGTACGGCGAGGCGGTCGACGCCTGGCAGTCCGGCGCCGACGAGGTGGACGTTGTGTGCAACGTCGGACGGCTGAAGGCCGGCGACGACGAGGCCGTCCGCAAGGACATCGCGGAGGTTGTCGCCGCGGTCCCGGTCCCGGTGAAGGTCATAATCGAGACTGCCCTCCTGACCGACGACGGGAAGCGGCGGGCCTGCGAGGCGGCGGCGGACGCGGGCGCGGACTTCGTGAAGACCTCGACCGGGTTCGCCGACGGCGGCGCCACCGTCGAGGACGTGGAACTGATGGCGGAGTACCTCCCGGTGAAAGCAAGCGGCGGCATCGGGACCTACGCGGAGGCGACGGCGATGCTCGATGCGGGGGCCGAACGGATCGGCGCCTCCTCGGGCGTCGAGATCGTCGAGGGGTTCCCCGCGGAGTCGTAA
- a CDS encoding DUF5786 family protein, with product MGFGSYDESEQQEQPTESDDDTEAVDVHEHDHDGDVNVESDVDTDALVDRLGEMREE from the coding sequence ATGGGATTCGGTAGCTACGACGAATCCGAACAGCAGGAACAGCCCACCGAAAGCGACGACGACACCGAGGCCGTCGACGTCCACGAACACGACCACGACGGCGACGTCAACGTCGAGTCCGACGTCGACACCGACGCCTTGGTCGACCGGCTCGGCGAGATGCGCGAGGAGTAG
- a CDS encoding MogA/MoaB family molybdenum cofactor biosynthesis protein, translating into MTDHDHGSTDAHDGESHDHSHSHDDHDHHHAHDVESLAAAILTVSSSRTLEDDPAGDAIAAAFESDGHEVAVRDVAGDDFDSLQSTVDRLVDRNDVDVVVTTGGTGVTPDDVTIEAVGGLFDKELPGFGELFRRRSEDEIGTRVVGTRATAGIVEGVPTFCLPGSENAARLGSEELIVPEAPHLTGLATRPEDDEG; encoded by the coding sequence ATGACCGACCACGACCACGGTTCTACCGACGCTCACGACGGTGAGAGTCACGATCACTCGCACAGCCACGACGACCACGATCACCACCACGCTCACGACGTCGAGTCGCTCGCGGCGGCGATCCTCACGGTCTCCTCTTCGCGGACACTTGAGGACGACCCCGCGGGCGACGCTATTGCGGCGGCGTTCGAGTCCGACGGCCACGAAGTCGCGGTCAGGGACGTCGCCGGCGACGACTTCGATTCCCTCCAGTCGACCGTCGACCGCCTCGTCGACCGCAACGACGTCGACGTGGTGGTGACGACCGGCGGGACCGGCGTCACGCCGGACGACGTGACGATCGAGGCCGTCGGCGGCCTCTTCGACAAGGAGCTGCCTGGGTTCGGCGAGCTGTTCCGCCGGCGGTCCGAGGACGAGATCGGCACCCGCGTCGTCGGCACGCGGGCGACCGCCGGGATCGTCGAGGGCGTGCCCACCTTCTGTCTGCCCGGCAGCGAGAACGCCGCGCGGTTGGGCAGCGAGGAACTGATCGTGCCCGAGGCCCCCCACCTGACGGGGTTGGCGACGCGGCCCGAGGACGACGAGGGGTAA
- a CDS encoding LSM domain-containing protein produces the protein MSERPLDVLEAALEDVVTVTLKDGTAYYGALAGYDQHMNAVLEPPADVNEDLDGGLDVTPVEDTTIIRGDNVVTIHV, from the coding sequence ATGAGCGAACGCCCCCTCGACGTGCTCGAGGCCGCACTCGAAGACGTCGTCACGGTGACGCTGAAGGACGGCACCGCATACTACGGCGCGCTCGCGGGGTACGATCAGCACATGAACGCCGTCCTGGAACCGCCGGCCGACGTCAACGAGGATCTCGACGGCGGGCTGGACGTCACACCAGTCGAAGACACAACGATTATACGCGGCGATAACGTCGTGACCATACACGTATGA
- a CDS encoding DUF3179 domain-containing protein, translating to MTRSTSRRAFLAAAGVAAVSGCLGGGQAGGATDAADTDEPTSEPQPTRTAEPGTDARPPTVDTALTLPMAPAEIEAEAVSGGPPKDGIPSIDDPSFVSAESVADRFEPGDPVFGLERGGEVKAYPQKILVLHEICNDVVDGTPVSVTYCPLTGTAMGFERGETTFGVSGRLVNNNLIMYDRGTETWWPQVLATSVPGPWNEAPGTESLSEFRLVWTTWGKWTAKHPDTQVLSFDTGFAKSYTRDPYGAYNPRKGYYAADASPMFPALNRDDRLEPKRVVIGARTADGAAAFDKRTLRAEKVIQGELAGAPIVAVYDPELDTGYVFRNPEGRSFEHRNGAVADGSGGTYAPSALPTERLYAFDAMWFAWSGFYPDTTLYA from the coding sequence ATGACACGATCCACGTCGCGCCGGGCGTTCCTCGCCGCCGCCGGCGTCGCCGCCGTCTCGGGCTGTCTCGGCGGCGGGCAGGCCGGCGGCGCCACCGACGCCGCCGACACCGACGAGCCGACCTCGGAGCCGCAACCGACGCGGACCGCGGAACCGGGGACCGACGCCCGGCCGCCGACGGTCGACACCGCGCTCACCCTGCCGATGGCCCCCGCCGAGATCGAGGCGGAGGCGGTCTCCGGCGGGCCGCCGAAGGACGGCATCCCGTCGATCGACGACCCCTCGTTCGTGTCGGCCGAGTCGGTTGCCGACCGGTTCGAACCGGGCGATCCGGTGTTCGGGCTCGAACGCGGCGGCGAGGTGAAGGCGTACCCCCAGAAGATCCTCGTCCTCCACGAGATCTGCAACGACGTCGTCGACGGCACGCCCGTGAGCGTGACCTACTGCCCGCTGACCGGGACCGCGATGGGGTTCGAGCGGGGGGAGACCACCTTCGGGGTGTCCGGGCGCCTGGTGAACAACAACCTGATTATGTACGACCGCGGGACCGAAACCTGGTGGCCGCAGGTGCTCGCCACCTCCGTCCCGGGGCCGTGGAACGAGGCGCCGGGGACGGAGTCGCTATCGGAGTTCCGGCTGGTCTGGACGACCTGGGGGAAGTGGACGGCCAAACACCCCGACACGCAGGTGCTGTCGTTCGACACCGGGTTCGCGAAGAGCTACACCCGCGACCCGTACGGGGCGTACAACCCCCGAAAAGGATACTACGCCGCCGACGCGTCGCCGATGTTCCCCGCGCTCAATAGGGACGATCGGCTCGAACCGAAGCGCGTCGTGATCGGCGCCCGGACCGCCGATGGCGCGGCCGCCTTCGACAAGCGGACCCTGCGGGCCGAAAAGGTGATCCAGGGCGAACTCGCCGGGGCGCCGATCGTGGCGGTCTACGACCCCGAACTCGATACGGGCTACGTCTTCAGAAACCCCGAGGGCCGGAGCTTCGAGCATCGGAACGGGGCGGTCGCCGACGGCAGCGGCGGGACGTACGCCCCGTCGGCGCTTCCCACCGAGCGGCTCTACGCGTTCGACGCGATGTGGTTCGCCTGGAGCGGCTTCTACCCCGACACCACCCTCTATGCCTGA
- a CDS encoding ribonuclease J: MEIEIATIGGYEEVGRQMTAVRAGDDVVIFDMGLNLSQVLIHDNVETEKMHSLDLIDMGAIPDDRVMSDLEGDVQAIVPTHGHLDHIGAISKLAHRYDAPVVAAPFTIELVKQQVESESKFSGSFDNDLVKMESGETMSIGDTGNVELEFVHVTHSIIDAINPVLHTPEGAIVYGLDKRIDHNPVLEDPIDMERFREIGREGNGVLCYIEDCTNAGRKGRTPSESHARSHLKDTIDSMEDYDGGIVATTFSSHVSRVSSLVEFAKDIGRQPVLLGRSMEKYSGTAERLGFVDFPDDVGMYGHRKSVDRTFKRIMKEGKEKYLPVVTGHQGEPRAMLTRMGRGETPYELENGDKVIFSARVIPEPTNEGQRYQSERLLKMQGARIYDDIHVSGHLREEGHFEMIDALQPQHIIPAHQDLEGFAPYVDLAESQGYAVGRDLHITRNGNIIQLVE; the protein is encoded by the coding sequence ATGGAAATCGAAATTGCGACAATCGGCGGATACGAAGAGGTCGGTCGACAGATGACGGCGGTTCGCGCGGGCGATGACGTCGTCATCTTCGATATGGGCCTGAACCTGAGTCAGGTCCTGATCCACGACAACGTGGAGACCGAGAAGATGCACAGCCTCGATCTGATCGACATGGGCGCGATCCCGGACGACCGGGTGATGTCCGACCTCGAGGGCGACGTGCAGGCCATCGTGCCCACGCACGGCCACCTCGACCACATCGGCGCGATCTCGAAGCTCGCCCACCGCTACGACGCGCCCGTCGTGGCGGCGCCGTTCACCATCGAACTGGTGAAACAGCAGGTCGAAAGCGAGAGCAAGTTCAGCGGGAGCTTCGACAACGACCTCGTGAAGATGGAGTCCGGCGAGACGATGTCTATCGGCGACACCGGCAACGTCGAACTCGAGTTCGTCCACGTCACCCACTCGATCATCGACGCGATCAACCCGGTGCTGCACACCCCCGAGGGCGCGATCGTCTACGGCCTCGACAAGCGCATCGACCACAACCCGGTGCTCGAGGACCCGATCGACATGGAACGGTTCCGCGAGATCGGTCGCGAGGGCAACGGCGTCCTGTGTTACATCGAGGACTGTACCAACGCCGGCCGGAAGGGCCGAACCCCCTCGGAGTCCCACGCCCGTTCGCACCTCAAGGACACCATCGACTCGATGGAGGACTACGACGGCGGGATCGTCGCCACGACGTTCTCCTCGCACGTCTCCCGGGTCTCCTCGCTCGTGGAGTTCGCGAAGGACATCGGGCGCCAACCCGTCCTGCTCGGCCGTTCGATGGAGAAGTACTCCGGGACCGCCGAACGCCTCGGCTTCGTCGACTTCCCCGACGACGTGGGGATGTACGGCCACCGGAAGTCGGTCGACCGGACGTTCAAGCGGATCATGAAGGAGGGCAAGGAGAAGTACCTCCCCGTCGTCACGGGCCACCAGGGCGAGCCGCGCGCGATGCTCACCCGGATGGGCCGCGGCGAGACGCCGTACGAACTGGAGAACGGCGACAAGGTCATCTTCTCGGCGCGGGTCATCCCCGAGCCGACCAACGAGGGCCAGCGCTACCAGTCCGAACGGCTCCTGAAGATGCAGGGCGCGCGGATCTACGACGACATCCACGTCTCGGGGCACCTCCGCGAGGAGGGCCACTTCGAGATGATCGACGCGCTGCAGCCCCAGCACATCATCCCGGCCCACCAGGATCTCGAGGGCTTCGCACCGTACGTCGACCTCGCGGAGTCGCAGGGCTACGCCGTGGGGCGCGACCTCCACATCACGCGGAACGGGAACATCATCCAGCTGGTGGAGTGA